The following is a genomic window from Bdellovibrionota bacterium.
AGGTGAGTGGTAAAGTCAAAAATACTCCTGACACCCAGTACATAAAAAATCTCAAAGGAATGGCTCACGAAAAAGGTGCCGCAGAAAGAAAGAAAAGATATGCAGCTCAAGTGAGCTCTCTTGGTGAACCTAAGGCCACAAATGTAGATCATAAAGTTGCACTGAAAGAAGCTCAAGAATTCCGTTCGCGCTTGCAAGACCCTGAAATAATAAAAATAGACGAACAAAGACAAAATTTCGTTCGCGCACTATTTAAAAAATAAGTTCAGTCGTCTTCTTAATTATTTCTTTTTCTTGCTGAATAGCATTCCGACTACGTCTTTTAAATCGGCATTCATGAAGTCCACGGGTTTTGAAGACTTTTTTTGCAGAGTGATAATGTGCAATTCTCTTTGGGCTTCTATAAAGCTCGGTGTGAGGGAAAGAGCGTGTTTTACCGTTTTTTCAGCACTGTCCAAATCGCCAATTTGTCTTAAGTAAAGACCTTTTACAAAGTAGTAAGTAGAGTTGTGGCGATCTTCTGGAGGAATACGATTAAGATCTGCTTCCAGGCCTTTAAAGTAGGTTTCAATGTTGGAAGTTGGGGCCACTAATAATTTTGACCACAAGAAATGCAGCTTTAAATCCGAAGTAGGAGGTCTTAGGCTCATTGCTTTTTCAAACAACTGAAGAGCCTTTGCCGCCTGGTTGGCTTTTAAGAATGAGCGGCCCTCTTCGAATAATGATTCTGATTCTAAGATTTTTTCGGCAAAACCTTTTTCAAGTTCTTTCAAGTAAGTGGCGCGCCGGTTGTCGTCACTTAGAATTTCATTGGCTTTAGAGATTTTCGAGAAGATATACGAAGTGAGTTCCTTTGTTTCTTTTGGAGCGTCAGCAGAGACTTTGTCTGGATGGAATAACTTTGAAAGTTCATAGTAAGATCTCTTGATCTCTTTAGATTTTGCCTTATCGCTTAACCCCAAGATTTCAAAATGATTTTGATGATCCATTTCACGTCTCAACTTTACTAAACGATCGAGGTGAGACTTATGATCTTGGGGTTTACCTTGTTTATCAAAATAAATAAATTCTTGAGTAATGAGCAAGTGAACAGCCGAATACACATCATCTTCTGAGTATTTTCTCTGGTCTACGATCTGTTGAATTGTCACACCTTGGATAAGTTCTTGCGCAAACTTGGGCATTCTATTCAGTGGCGGCAGGGTATGCATGGGAGAGATATCCGCGTAGAGTGATCCTCTCATAATTTTCTTATCAATAAAAGACAGATAGAAAGTTTTTAACCAAGAAAGTGAAATTTTAGAATTCACCCAGTCACTCACGAATCTTTGGAGAACAGGCAGATCCATAGGAAGTTCTTCTTGGCCGACCGCTTGCTCGAAAATCTCCATATCATAAGAGGTATTCTTAATCAGGTAACCTAAGCGAATACCCAATTGTTCTACGTTGACGAGGTCAATCACATGGGGACTCACAAGGTTTGAGTCCACTAATCTTTCACCGATTCTTTTGGTATTTTTTTGTTGGAGCACAAGTTCAAGTTCTTCAAGGCTCACATAGTTTTTATCAACCAATAAAGCTCCGAAGAATGATTTAGGGTCATCCACTTCGGCCTTGATCACGTGGCCTGCGCGTAGAGTAACTTGTGCATCTTTGGTGTCAGGGTTCTTGAATTTTAGGATCCCTGAAAATTGTGTACGAGATAAATAACTTAAAATTCTTGGAACTTCATAAGAATGAACACTTTGTGAAGTCTTAAGAGCATTTATTCTTTGAGCAGAAGTCAATTGAGGTGTGCAAAGTGCCTCGATGAAAGGCTCATGTGCCTCTGTCAATTGATCGGCAAACCTATCTTTAATTGCAGATACAATATGAGCTGGGATCACTGGTTTTTTTAAAAAATGTTGAGACTTGGTTTGAAGCAATACATCTTTTACTGAAGACTTTTCTAAAATTAAGCTCACAAAAATAAATAGACATTCGTGATTCGAAGCCGTTTGAATGGATGTCACTAAGTTAGCGAGAGAAGTTTTTTGAGTTAAGCATTCGATAATGAAAACGTCGTACTTTCTCATCTTCAAGTTGGAAAGTATTTGTTCGTGATCTGCGAACGCAGAAACGGTATAGCCTTCTTTTTCAAGAAGTTCTTTTGTCGCGCCTCTAAAAGTGGCATCGATATCAAGCACGGCTATATTTATATCTCTTTTTTCCATTATTTTTTTAACCTTCGCCTACGATAACTATCGGTAATATTTGGGATAATTTTTAAAGAAATCGAAGATTTAATTGTCTAGATTATAGCGCTTTTGGGGTTGACGGCAGCGGGGTTGAATCTCATATTGAGAAGGTGCACAACCAATGTGTGCTTAGATTATATAAGCCTGAGTAATAACAGGTGTATGCTTAAGGAGATGAAATGGGTCAATTTACAAAACCAATCACAGACGCAAGTTTTGAAGCAGATGTATTAAAAGCAAACATTCCAGTATTAGTAGATTTCTGGGCAGAATGGTGTGGTCCATGTCAGGCCTTAGGTCCTAAGTTAGAAGAAGTTGCTCAGGCCCTTGGTCCTAAAGCAATGATCGTAAAATTGAATGTGGATGAAAATCCAGAGACGGCAGCAAAGTACGGTGTAAGAGGAATTCCCACAATGATTCTTTTCAAAGGCGGACAAGACGTCGACCAAATCGTTGGCAACGTCCCAAAAGAAACAATCTCTGCATTAATGAATAAATACCTTTAATTTATTTTGCAAGAACACACGTCATTTCTTCTACGACGTGATTGTTCACAAGATAGTTTTTTCCGCTGTATTTATTGATGTTTAAAATAAGTTTATCTTTTCCACCTTCAGCTTCAACGATAAGCAGTCCCGCTTCATGCTCTCCGCCGAGAAGGCTGTCAGCGATGGCTTGTTTAATGACTAGCGCTTCATAGTTAGGATCGGTTGTTGGAATTGTTGATCCATAAGATATGGCTTTTGTAATGGAGTAAGTTTGTCCACCTTCATCGCTATCATATGAAGTTCGAAGAACAGTCTTTCCATTTTCTAATGTCAATACATCAACATAAGTTCCATGATGTTCGCCGGAACAATTTGCAATAGTAATTTCTTTAGCATTAGCCTGGAATGATAACAGTGTCAGTGTGGTAACAAAAAATAACTTCATAAGATTCCCCTTTGTTGAAGAAGTGATATGGGGACCTGGATTTTCAGTCAATAGCAAAGTTCAAATTATTAGAATTCAACATTATAGCAATAGCCTTCGTCGAAGGCCAATTTGACGTAGGTTTGAGGATATTGTCCGTGGACTGACTTTAAATCCGATTTATTTGAAATCATTGAAGGAAAATAAACATTTTTATCAGTGAGCTTAACAAAGTGGTACATTGCCATCAAACGGTCACAGCCCTCAGCCATATCTGTACAGCTCACTGC
Proteins encoded in this region:
- the trxA gene encoding thioredoxin → MGQFTKPITDASFEADVLKANIPVLVDFWAEWCGPCQALGPKLEEVAQALGPKAMIVKLNVDENPETAAKYGVRGIPTMILFKGGQDVDQIVGNVPKETISALMNKYL
- a CDS encoding DnaJ domain-containing protein, with the translated sequence MEKRDINIAVLDIDATFRGATKELLEKEGYTVSAFADHEQILSNLKMRKYDVFIIECLTQKTSLANLVTSIQTASNHECLFIFVSLILEKSSVKDVLLQTKSQHFLKKPVIPAHIVSAIKDRFADQLTEAHEPFIEALCTPQLTSAQRINALKTSQSVHSYEVPRILSYLSRTQFSGILKFKNPDTKDAQVTLRAGHVIKAEVDDPKSFFGALLVDKNYVSLEELELVLQQKNTKRIGERLVDSNLVSPHVIDLVNVEQLGIRLGYLIKNTSYDMEIFEQAVGQEELPMDLPVLQRFVSDWVNSKISLSWLKTFYLSFIDKKIMRGSLYADISPMHTLPPLNRMPKFAQELIQGVTIQQIVDQRKYSEDDVYSAVHLLITQEFIYFDKQGKPQDHKSHLDRLVKLRREMDHQNHFEILGLSDKAKSKEIKRSYYELSKLFHPDKVSADAPKETKELTSYIFSKISKANEILSDDNRRATYLKELEKGFAEKILESESLFEEGRSFLKANQAAKALQLFEKAMSLRPPTSDLKLHFLWSKLLVAPTSNIETYFKGLEADLNRIPPEDRHNSTYYFVKGLYLRQIGDLDSAEKTVKHALSLTPSFIEAQRELHIITLQKKSSKPVDFMNADLKDVVGMLFSKKKK